The following proteins are encoded in a genomic region of Sorangiineae bacterium MSr12523:
- the queG gene encoding tRNA epoxyqueuosine(34) reductase QueG: MVHLQPPKTQATRPEEAIVARAREMGFDAVGFARADLPLEADFAHYRAFIDQGMHGEMSWLAENAEVRAVATGEGMLAGARSVICLARRYQRPREDEERDAPLARTVARYARGSDYHNHLRRKLRKLAAFVRRLGTEEAPVFARPLCDDAPILERAWAARAGLGFIGKNGLLIVPGQGSMVLLGEVLTTLPLTPGVPMAERCGSCTRCLEACPTDAFVRPFVLDARRCIAYLTIEHHSDIAEEFRAPIGEHLFGCDDCQTVCPFNASNKQRAPAQGPFRPLEAWSSLDLTTLLELRGEDDEATQAVWARLAGSPVRRATAEGLARNAALVLGNRGDAEALPVLRRAAAAHPSAMVRETAGWAVRLLEGCRG; this comes from the coding sequence ATGGTGCATCTGCAGCCGCCCAAGACGCAAGCCACTCGGCCCGAGGAGGCCATCGTGGCGCGGGCGCGCGAGATGGGCTTCGACGCGGTCGGCTTTGCGCGGGCCGATCTTCCGCTGGAGGCCGACTTCGCGCATTACCGGGCCTTCATCGACCAGGGCATGCACGGCGAGATGTCCTGGCTCGCCGAAAATGCCGAGGTGCGCGCCGTCGCGACGGGGGAAGGCATGCTCGCGGGGGCCCGCAGCGTCATCTGCCTGGCCCGCCGCTACCAGCGCCCGCGCGAGGACGAGGAACGCGATGCGCCGCTGGCCCGCACGGTGGCGCGGTATGCGCGCGGGAGCGACTACCACAATCACCTGCGGCGCAAGCTTCGCAAGCTGGCCGCCTTCGTCCGGCGGCTCGGCACGGAGGAGGCTCCCGTGTTCGCGCGGCCGCTCTGCGACGATGCCCCCATTTTGGAGCGCGCCTGGGCGGCCCGCGCGGGGCTCGGCTTCATCGGCAAAAATGGGTTGCTCATCGTTCCCGGCCAAGGCTCCATGGTGCTGCTCGGCGAGGTGCTCACCACCTTGCCGCTCACGCCCGGGGTGCCCATGGCGGAGCGCTGCGGAAGCTGCACACGGTGCCTCGAGGCCTGCCCCACGGACGCGTTCGTGCGGCCCTTCGTGCTCGATGCGCGCCGGTGCATCGCATACCTGACCATCGAGCACCACTCGGACATTGCCGAGGAGTTTCGTGCGCCCATCGGCGAGCACCTCTTCGGCTGCGACGACTGCCAGACCGTGTGCCCGTTCAATGCGTCGAACAAGCAGCGCGCCCCAGCCCAAGGGCCGTTCCGGCCGCTCGAGGCGTGGAGCTCCCTCGACTTGACGACCCTTCTCGAGCTTCGCGGCGAGGACGACGAGGCCACCCAGGCCGTCTGGGCGCGTCTCGCCGGAAGCCCCGTGCGGCGTGCGACCGCCGAAGGCCTCGCGCGCAATGCGGCGCTGGTCCTCGGCAACCGCGGGGATGCCGAGGCGCTGCCGGTATTGCGGCGTGCGGCGGCGGCACACCCCTCCGCCATGGTGCGAGAGACCGCAGGTTGGGCCGTGCGGCTCTTGGAAGGGTGTAGGGGTTAG
- a CDS encoding S46 family peptidase, whose protein sequence is MRFPRRTSLFVTAVVSAACGGEAANVPPEPPPATATAASAPGPAASAPKKEEAPLQLAESDEGMWTLDRFPTERVAKLHGWGPTKEWLDRIRPRAVKIALGCSGSIVSGSGLVMTNHHCVADCVGQLSKKGRDYIAQGFYAKTEAEELKCPDYEIDQLASVTDVTSRVGEATKGVAESEFVAKQRAAMAAIEKECTTGEGVRCDVISLYNGGQYQLYKYRRFTDVRLVLAPERGAAFFGGDPDNFNFPRYDYDVSFVRLYDGNKPVKTEERFRFSATGPKQGEPIFITGHPYSTQRLYTVARLEFLRDVELPDKIRQASELRAMLIEFGKRNAESKRIADILLFDVENGIKVYNGQFEALSDKEFFGKKVKDEQALRNYVASHPDLQKTVGDPWEAIARAQVEMRNIFVSYRMLESMTNHSTLLPLARHLVRAAEEMSKPNAERLREYSDAKLPALKEELFSTAPIYDELESRLLEQKLLWMRGALGPDDPAVQHALGKDAPEQLAAALVRGTKLKDIKVRKALFEGGKAAIEKSTDPLIQFVRRTDADARAVRKIYEEKVEGVVKKNGELVGRAHFAAYGQTTYPDATATLRVSFGELKGWEERGKLVNPITNFGGMYERQTGKDPFALPKRWLDAKGKLNASTPFNFSSTHDIIGGNSGSPVIDKQGEIVGIVFDGNIHSLGGAYGYDPKNNRAVSLHSAALLEALDKVYGASRILAEIKQ, encoded by the coding sequence ATGCGTTTTCCCCGCCGTACATCTCTTTTCGTTACCGCCGTTGTCTCCGCTGCATGCGGTGGCGAAGCGGCGAACGTTCCCCCCGAACCACCGCCGGCAACTGCGACCGCCGCCTCCGCCCCGGGCCCTGCAGCCAGTGCTCCCAAGAAAGAGGAAGCCCCGCTGCAGCTTGCCGAGAGCGACGAGGGCATGTGGACGCTGGATCGATTTCCCACCGAGCGTGTGGCCAAGCTGCATGGCTGGGGACCCACGAAGGAGTGGCTCGATCGCATCCGTCCGCGGGCGGTGAAGATCGCCCTCGGTTGCTCCGGCAGCATCGTCTCGGGGAGCGGCCTCGTGATGACCAACCATCACTGCGTCGCGGATTGCGTCGGCCAGCTCTCCAAGAAGGGCCGCGATTACATTGCGCAGGGCTTCTACGCGAAGACCGAGGCCGAGGAGCTGAAGTGCCCCGACTACGAGATCGACCAGCTCGCGTCCGTGACGGACGTCACGTCGCGCGTCGGCGAGGCCACCAAGGGCGTCGCCGAGTCCGAGTTCGTCGCCAAGCAGCGCGCCGCGATGGCCGCGATCGAGAAGGAGTGCACGACCGGCGAGGGCGTACGCTGCGACGTCATCAGCCTGTACAACGGCGGGCAGTACCAACTGTACAAGTACCGCCGCTTCACCGATGTGCGCCTGGTGCTCGCACCCGAGCGCGGGGCGGCCTTTTTCGGCGGCGATCCGGACAACTTCAACTTCCCGCGCTACGACTACGACGTCTCGTTCGTGCGGCTCTACGACGGCAACAAGCCGGTGAAGACCGAGGAGCGATTCCGCTTCTCGGCCACGGGCCCCAAGCAGGGCGAGCCCATTTTCATCACCGGCCACCCCTACTCGACGCAGCGCCTGTACACGGTCGCGCGCCTGGAGTTCCTCCGCGACGTCGAACTGCCGGACAAGATTCGCCAGGCCTCCGAACTTCGCGCCATGCTCATCGAGTTCGGCAAACGGAACGCCGAGTCGAAGCGCATTGCCGACATCTTGCTCTTCGACGTGGAGAACGGCATCAAGGTGTACAACGGGCAGTTCGAAGCGCTGTCCGACAAGGAGTTCTTCGGCAAGAAGGTGAAGGACGAGCAGGCCCTTCGCAACTACGTGGCCTCGCACCCGGATCTGCAGAAGACCGTCGGCGATCCGTGGGAGGCGATTGCGCGCGCCCAGGTGGAGATGCGCAACATCTTCGTCTCGTACCGGATGCTCGAATCGATGACGAACCACTCGACCTTGCTGCCGCTGGCGCGCCACCTGGTGCGCGCGGCCGAAGAAATGTCGAAGCCTAACGCGGAGCGTCTGCGCGAGTACTCGGATGCGAAGCTGCCCGCGCTGAAAGAAGAGCTCTTCTCGACGGCGCCCATCTACGACGAGCTGGAGTCGCGGCTCCTCGAGCAGAAGCTTCTCTGGATGCGCGGTGCACTCGGGCCGGACGATCCGGCGGTGCAGCATGCGCTGGGCAAGGACGCGCCGGAGCAGCTGGCTGCGGCGCTCGTGCGCGGCACCAAGCTGAAGGACATCAAGGTGCGCAAGGCGCTGTTCGAGGGCGGAAAAGCCGCCATCGAGAAGTCGACCGATCCGCTGATCCAGTTCGTGCGGCGCACCGATGCCGACGCGCGCGCCGTGCGCAAGATCTACGAGGAGAAGGTCGAGGGCGTGGTGAAGAAGAACGGTGAGCTCGTGGGGCGTGCGCACTTCGCGGCGTATGGCCAGACGACGTACCCGGATGCCACAGCGACGTTGCGTGTCAGCTTCGGCGAGCTCAAAGGCTGGGAAGAGCGTGGAAAGCTGGTCAACCCCATCACGAACTTCGGCGGTATGTACGAGCGGCAGACGGGCAAGGATCCCTTCGCCCTGCCGAAGCGCTGGCTCGATGCAAAGGGCAAGCTCAATGCGTCCACGCCGTTCAACTTCAGCTCGACCCACGACATCATCGGCGGCAACTCCGGCTCACCGGTGATCGACAAACAAGGCGAGATCGTGGGAATCGTCTTCGACGGGAACATCCACTCCTTGGGTGGCGCCTACGGGTACGATCCCAAGAACAACCGCGCCGTGTCGTTGCACAGCGCGGCGCTCTTGGAAGCGCTCGACAAGGTTTACGGCGCCAGCCGGATTTTGGCGGAGATCAAGCAGTAG
- a CDS encoding MFS transporter — MQTEMSEKAGRREWIGLAVIALPCLLYSMDLTVLNLALPRLSAELAPSSSELLWIVDIYGFLIAGMLVTMGNLGDRIGRRRLLLVGAACFGAASVLAAFSTSPATLIAARAVLGVAGATLAPSTLSLIRHMFQDANERTTAIGVWISSYSVGGAIGPLVGGVMLQHFWWGSVFLVGVPVMLLLLAVGPILLPEYRDPTARPLDLWSAVLSLMAVLPIIYGVKIFAQDGASGLPIACIAGGLVMAIAFARRQRNLKDPLIDFQLFRAPAFVASLATFMLGCSVAFGSYVFLGQYLQLVLGLSPLSAGIWTLPWSGGFVVGSLAAPVLARKTRPAFLMGGGLVLAAIGYAILTQIGTLGLAGMVLGTVTFSLGLAPVFTLGTDLVVGAAPPERAGAAAALSETSAELGGALGIAVFGSIGTAIYRGIMAHAPLDGVSDEARRAAQDTLGGATAEAARLSAHSSEAASNLLDTAREAFGQAFQSTLALCAVIAAATAVMTMFMLRRFPSHASREREDDACPETTTA; from the coding sequence ATGCAGACAGAGATGAGCGAGAAGGCCGGACGGCGCGAGTGGATTGGGCTCGCCGTGATTGCACTGCCGTGCCTCCTCTATTCGATGGACCTCACGGTGCTGAACTTGGCGCTCCCACGCCTCAGCGCGGAGCTTGCGCCGAGCAGCTCGGAGTTGCTCTGGATCGTGGACATCTACGGCTTCCTCATCGCCGGCATGCTCGTCACCATGGGCAATTTGGGCGACAGGATCGGGCGGCGGCGTCTGCTCCTCGTCGGCGCGGCCTGCTTTGGGGCCGCCTCCGTGCTCGCGGCCTTCTCCACGAGCCCCGCCACGCTCATCGCCGCACGCGCCGTGCTCGGTGTTGCGGGGGCCACCTTGGCGCCGTCGACCTTGTCGCTCATTCGGCACATGTTCCAGGACGCCAACGAGCGCACCACCGCCATCGGCGTTTGGATCTCGAGCTACTCGGTGGGCGGGGCCATCGGCCCGCTCGTCGGCGGCGTCATGCTTCAACATTTCTGGTGGGGCTCGGTCTTTCTCGTCGGCGTACCGGTGATGCTCCTGCTGCTCGCGGTCGGTCCGATCCTGCTTCCCGAATACCGCGATCCCACCGCCCGCCCGCTGGATCTCTGGAGCGCCGTGCTCTCGCTCATGGCCGTGCTGCCGATCATCTACGGCGTGAAAATCTTCGCGCAGGACGGGGCCAGCGGGCTACCGATCGCGTGCATCGCGGGCGGGCTGGTGATGGCCATCGCCTTTGCGCGACGCCAGCGAAACCTGAAGGATCCGCTCATCGATTTTCAGCTTTTCCGTGCACCGGCGTTCGTTGCCTCGCTGGCCACGTTCATGCTGGGCTGCTCGGTCGCCTTCGGATCGTACGTCTTTCTCGGGCAGTATTTGCAGTTGGTGCTCGGCCTTTCCCCGCTCTCCGCGGGCATCTGGACCCTCCCGTGGTCCGGGGGCTTCGTGGTCGGATCCCTGGCGGCGCCCGTGCTCGCACGCAAAACGCGCCCCGCTTTCCTCATGGGCGGCGGCCTCGTTCTCGCGGCCATCGGTTACGCGATCCTCACGCAGATCGGCACACTCGGCCTTGCCGGCATGGTGCTCGGCACGGTGACGTTCTCCCTCGGCCTCGCGCCCGTCTTCACCTTGGGGACGGATCTCGTCGTCGGCGCCGCGCCACCCGAGCGCGCAGGTGCGGCCGCCGCGCTGTCGGAAACGAGCGCGGAACTGGGCGGTGCCCTGGGCATCGCGGTGTTCGGCAGCATCGGCACCGCCATCTACCGCGGAATCATGGCCCATGCGCCGCTCGACGGCGTCAGCGACGAAGCGCGTCGGGCCGCCCAAGATACACTGGGCGGCGCCACCGCCGAAGCCGCACGCCTCTCCGCCCACTCGTCCGAGGCGGCCTCCAACTTGCTCGACACGGCCCGGGAAGCCTTCGGGCAAGCCTTTCAATCGACCCTCGCGCTCTGCGCGGTCATCGCCGCAGCCACCGCCGTGATGACGATGTTCATGCTGCGGCGATTTCCGTCCCACGCGTCACGCGAGCGCGAGGATGACGCGTGCCCCGAAACGACTACTGCTTGA
- a CDS encoding RluA family pseudouridine synthase: MTRLQNAADFYSRPEGVPEGSVVSAFRVPPEAAGARLDLFVQSQLRRTSRTRTQQIIRLSAYDESGRRLWPNDRVRAHQTILLWRPPWDETEVPVDLPILYEDDHLLAIDKPPMLPVHPTARYYKNTLIKLLQAERPKEFITLAHRIDRETSGIILLAKTRECDRAVKRLFEERDEVDKSYLAITWGVPSPETSAFRCELPLELDLEGRYKVKMRIGRTDHAQSAATGFQVLSVRERDNRSYALIRCDLETGRQHQIRVHLQSYGTPIVGDKLYGPDESFFALAADGELTDEHRALLELPRHALHAARIALPHPITGAELAIDSPLPADLADFWQSLEATA, translated from the coding sequence TTGACCCGCCTCCAAAACGCCGCTGATTTCTATTCGCGCCCCGAAGGGGTGCCCGAAGGCTCCGTGGTGAGCGCCTTCCGCGTTCCGCCGGAGGCTGCCGGCGCGCGGTTGGACCTGTTCGTCCAGAGCCAGCTCCGGCGCACCAGCCGCACGCGCACCCAGCAGATCATCCGGTTATCGGCCTACGACGAGAGCGGCCGCCGCCTCTGGCCCAACGACCGCGTTCGCGCGCACCAGACGATTCTCCTCTGGCGCCCGCCGTGGGACGAGACGGAGGTGCCCGTCGATCTTCCCATTCTCTACGAAGACGACCACCTGCTGGCCATCGACAAGCCGCCGATGCTGCCGGTGCATCCCACCGCGCGCTACTACAAGAACACGCTCATCAAGCTTCTGCAGGCCGAGCGCCCCAAGGAGTTCATCACGCTGGCCCACCGCATCGACCGCGAGACCAGCGGCATCATTCTGCTGGCCAAGACGCGCGAGTGCGATCGCGCGGTCAAGCGGCTCTTCGAAGAGCGCGACGAGGTCGACAAATCGTACCTTGCCATCACGTGGGGCGTCCCCTCCCCGGAGACGAGTGCCTTTCGCTGCGAGCTTCCGCTCGAGCTGGACCTCGAGGGCCGCTACAAAGTGAAGATGCGCATCGGGCGCACCGACCATGCGCAGTCGGCCGCCACCGGCTTTCAGGTCCTCAGCGTGCGCGAGCGCGACAATCGCAGCTATGCTTTGATCCGCTGCGATCTGGAAACGGGGCGCCAGCACCAGATCCGCGTCCACCTGCAGAGCTACGGAACGCCCATCGTCGGCGACAAGTTGTACGGCCCGGACGAGTCCTTCTTTGCGCTGGCCGCCGATGGGGAGCTCACCGACGAGCACCGCGCCTTGCTCGAGCTGCCACGCCACGCGTTGCATGCCGCGCGCATTGCCCTGCCGCATCCCATCACCGGCGCCGAGCTGGCCATCGATTCACCACTTCCCGCCGATTTGGCGGACTTTTGGCAATCGCTCGAGGCAACCGCTTAA
- the glgA gene encoding glycogen synthase GlgA produces MEILFLSTELAPFVKVGGLADVVAALPKALRALGHRVTIVLPRFPAFEQGLMFARRLTPLTFSLGDRTFEVTVFDGRLPSQIDLVLIDVPGLYDRPGVYGERGEDYADNALRFAVLSRAAAEIAAQRARSGAPFDIVHAHDWPTGLVSAYLPELLPEGAKTRSVFTIHNVAHQGVFPKETVPQLGFDWGRFTVDGLEFYGKTNLLKQAILSADVVTTVSATYAQELVTEGQGYQLEGVIRSRAPITGIVNGVDYAVWNPATDTAIAARYDAEDASNRARCRGALLHELGFPVDTTGGIVAFVGRLVAQKGVDLLLEAIPRLLRGTESVVVIAGDGDEATVARITQQAERSHGRVVFARAASEPLVHRIFAGADIVAVPSRYEPCGLVQLYAQRYGAVPVVRATGGLVDTVVDCDAALETGTGFVFEEPTGEALLNAIERALAARESEEWPRLVRRIMRLDRGWERPARRYEQVYRSLSPAGAAGAT; encoded by the coding sequence ATGGAAATCCTCTTTTTGTCGACGGAACTAGCCCCGTTCGTCAAAGTCGGCGGCCTTGCCGACGTGGTGGCGGCGCTGCCCAAGGCGCTGCGTGCGCTCGGGCATCGCGTCACCATCGTGCTGCCGCGCTTTCCGGCGTTCGAGCAGGGGCTCATGTTCGCGCGACGGCTGACGCCGCTCACGTTTTCGCTGGGCGATCGCACCTTCGAGGTGACCGTGTTCGACGGGCGGCTGCCTTCGCAGATCGACCTGGTGCTGATCGACGTGCCCGGCCTCTACGATCGCCCCGGGGTGTATGGCGAGCGCGGCGAGGACTACGCCGACAATGCGCTGCGCTTCGCGGTGCTGTCGCGCGCCGCCGCCGAGATTGCGGCCCAGCGGGCTCGCTCGGGGGCGCCGTTCGACATCGTGCACGCCCACGATTGGCCGACCGGCCTCGTTTCGGCGTACCTGCCGGAGCTGCTGCCCGAGGGCGCGAAGACGCGCTCGGTGTTCACCATCCACAACGTCGCGCATCAGGGCGTCTTCCCCAAGGAGACGGTCCCGCAGCTCGGCTTCGACTGGGGGCGCTTTACCGTCGATGGGCTGGAGTTTTATGGCAAGACCAACCTGTTGAAGCAGGCGATCCTCTCGGCCGACGTGGTCACCACCGTGAGCGCGACGTACGCGCAGGAACTGGTCACCGAAGGGCAGGGCTACCAACTCGAGGGCGTGATTCGTTCGCGCGCGCCCATCACCGGCATCGTCAACGGTGTCGACTACGCCGTGTGGAATCCGGCGACGGACACCGCGATCGCCGCGCGTTACGATGCGGAAGACGCCTCGAACCGCGCGCGGTGCCGTGGGGCACTGCTGCACGAGCTCGGGTTCCCGGTGGACACGACGGGCGGCATCGTGGCCTTCGTGGGCCGGCTGGTTGCGCAGAAGGGCGTCGATCTGCTGCTCGAGGCGATTCCGCGGCTTTTGCGCGGGACGGAATCGGTGGTGGTCATCGCCGGCGATGGCGACGAGGCAACGGTGGCGCGCATCACGCAGCAGGCGGAGCGCTCGCACGGGCGCGTGGTGTTCGCGCGCGCGGCGAGTGAGCCGCTCGTGCACCGCATCTTCGCGGGCGCGGACATCGTCGCCGTGCCGAGTCGGTACGAGCCGTGTGGGCTGGTGCAGCTCTACGCGCAGCGCTATGGCGCGGTGCCGGTGGTGCGTGCGACGGGCGGGCTCGTCGACACCGTGGTCGATTGCGATGCGGCGCTGGAGACGGGGACGGGGTTCGTCTTCGAGGAGCCCACCGGCGAAGCGTTGCTCAACGCCATCGAGCGGGCGCTGGCCGCGCGGGAAAGCGAGGAGTGGCCTCGCCTGGTGCGGCGGATCATGCGCCTTGATCGAGGATGGGAACGGCCGGCTCGTCGCTATGAACAGGTATATCGGTCTCTTTCTCCGGCGGGGGCGGCGGGGGCCACGTGA
- a CDS encoding M1 family metallopeptidase: MTVARSLAFVLCLGACAPGSWPASESATTESGAAEAAEGTAKTGRPVAEPFAVDVPLPEHPEDVVDYTLEAKLDPIAHTVHGTGTIRWRNTSDTPQTELWLHLYLNAFKNEKSVFMREPVGAGARGGTIPEDWGYIDVRRLALRGDTPEGTVDLWPQAELHRPDDEDETDARVPLPGPVAPGETITLEVTFDDKLPTIVERTGYHDSFHMVAQWFPKIARLEKDGRWAHFPFHHLGEFYADYGTYDVTLDVPEAFLLGATGTATESRIEGGRRIERHVQADVHDFAWTAWDRFQTMRDTIEGVAVTLLYPPALEYIASRQMAALRFTIPYFNQRYGRYPYPLLTVVHPPRRAQEAGGMEYPTLITTGAPWYGPPGVSSAESMVIHEYGHEYFYGLLASNEVKWPFLDEGLNSFAQQDALDAYLGVGSLADVFGFKVSDVTTQAVFGNYLAHEEPVAQPAYAFSTGWNYGGLVYARTAAIVETIRRVYGDDIVRKAMGLYARRWRFRHPTPEDFLACFTEVVGQGASENLRAALFDKGWVDYEVTDLASRRKKTAAGIYDRDGHRETVAQSAFANDRYDGWALITRRGTLNLPVDIDLVLEDGSRKRVHWDGHGDDFRVPYDGNVPLEAAVVDPENRVLLDEDRANNHRGTLVSAHMPTRTLERTTYWAELLLQLVAP, translated from the coding sequence GTGACCGTTGCCCGTTCGCTTGCTTTCGTCCTTTGTCTCGGTGCATGTGCTCCCGGATCGTGGCCCGCCTCCGAGTCGGCCACCACGGAGTCCGGCGCCGCGGAAGCCGCAGAAGGCACTGCAAAAACGGGCCGCCCGGTGGCGGAGCCTTTTGCCGTCGACGTTCCCCTCCCCGAGCACCCGGAGGACGTCGTCGACTACACCTTGGAGGCGAAGCTCGATCCCATCGCGCACACGGTCCATGGGACGGGAACCATCAGGTGGCGCAACACCAGCGACACGCCCCAAACGGAGCTTTGGCTTCACCTTTATTTGAACGCCTTCAAGAACGAAAAGAGCGTCTTCATGCGCGAGCCCGTCGGCGCAGGGGCGCGCGGCGGCACCATCCCCGAAGATTGGGGCTACATCGACGTGCGCCGCCTGGCCTTGCGCGGCGACACGCCGGAAGGCACCGTGGATCTGTGGCCGCAGGCGGAGCTGCACCGCCCGGATGACGAAGACGAAACCGACGCACGCGTGCCGTTGCCTGGCCCGGTGGCGCCGGGGGAAACGATCACCTTGGAGGTCACGTTCGACGACAAGCTGCCCACCATCGTCGAGCGCACCGGCTACCACGACTCGTTCCACATGGTCGCGCAGTGGTTTCCCAAGATCGCGCGGCTCGAGAAAGACGGGCGCTGGGCGCACTTTCCCTTTCACCACCTGGGCGAGTTCTACGCGGATTACGGCACCTACGACGTGACCCTGGACGTCCCCGAGGCCTTCCTGCTCGGCGCCACCGGCACGGCCACCGAATCGCGCATCGAGGGCGGTCGCCGCATCGAACGGCACGTCCAGGCCGACGTGCACGACTTTGCCTGGACCGCGTGGGACCGCTTTCAGACGATGCGCGACACCATCGAAGGCGTGGCGGTGACCCTGCTGTACCCGCCGGCGCTCGAGTACATCGCCTCGCGCCAGATGGCCGCCCTGCGCTTCACGATTCCCTACTTCAACCAACGCTACGGGCGCTATCCGTACCCGCTGTTGACGGTGGTCCACCCACCGCGCCGCGCGCAAGAAGCCGGCGGCATGGAATACCCGACGCTCATCACCACCGGCGCTCCCTGGTATGGCCCGCCCGGCGTGAGCTCCGCCGAGAGCATGGTGATCCACGAGTACGGCCACGAGTACTTCTATGGGCTTCTGGCCAGCAACGAGGTCAAGTGGCCCTTCCTCGACGAAGGGCTCAACTCCTTCGCGCAGCAAGACGCCCTCGATGCGTACCTCGGCGTGGGCTCGCTGGCGGACGTGTTTGGCTTCAAAGTGAGCGACGTCACCACGCAGGCCGTCTTCGGGAACTACCTCGCCCACGAGGAACCGGTCGCGCAGCCCGCGTATGCCTTCTCCACCGGATGGAACTATGGGGGGCTGGTCTACGCGCGCACGGCGGCCATCGTGGAGACGATTCGCCGCGTTTACGGGGACGACATCGTCCGAAAGGCCATGGGCCTGTATGCACGGAGGTGGCGCTTTCGGCACCCCACGCCCGAGGACTTCCTCGCCTGCTTCACGGAGGTGGTCGGCCAGGGCGCCTCGGAAAACCTGCGCGCGGCGCTCTTCGACAAAGGATGGGTCGACTACGAGGTCACCGATCTGGCGAGCCGCCGCAAGAAAACCGCCGCGGGCATCTACGATCGGGATGGCCACCGCGAAACGGTGGCGCAAAGCGCATTCGCCAACGACCGCTACGACGGGTGGGCGCTCATCACGCGGCGCGGGACACTGAATTTGCCCGTGGACATCGACCTCGTGCTCGAAGATGGCTCGCGAAAGCGCGTGCACTGGGATGGGCACGGGGACGACTTCCGCGTGCCCTACGACGGCAACGTCCCGCTCGAGGCCGCGGTGGTCGATCCGGAAAACCGCGTTTTGCTCGATGAAGATCGCGCGAACAACCACCGCGGCACCTTGGTATCCGCGCACATGCCCACCCGCACCTTGGAACGCACCACGTATTGGGCCGAGCTGCTCTTGCAGCTCGTCGCGCCTTAA